Proteins from a single region of Halorubrum sp. 2020YC2:
- a CDS encoding ribose 1,5-bisphosphate isomerase, with amino-acid sequence MTDTEPAPAVSETAESIATMEIRGAATIASAAAEALADQAEAAADADATASDPAAFRASMRAAARDLRETRPTAVSLPNALRYVLQRMEGDSVDRLRRSVVDASEAFVEQLDRAQEDLGQVGANRLADGDTVMTHCHSTDALACIEAAVEQGKSISAVVKETRPRQQGHITAEALREMGVPVTLIVDSAARRYLDEVDHVVVGADSIAADGGVINKIGTSGLAVNARERGVPIMTAAQTIKLHPETLTGHTVEIEMRDEAEVIAPDAREEIGEIEVENPAFDVTPPRYMDAIVTEHGQFPPESIVALMRELFGEGAAEPWAEQ; translated from the coding sequence ATGACAGACACGGAGCCGGCGCCGGCGGTCAGCGAGACCGCCGAGTCGATCGCCACGATGGAGATCCGCGGCGCGGCGACCATCGCCTCCGCGGCCGCCGAGGCGCTCGCCGATCAGGCGGAGGCGGCAGCCGATGCGGACGCGACCGCGAGCGACCCCGCGGCGTTCCGCGCGTCGATGCGGGCGGCCGCGCGAGACCTCCGCGAGACGCGCCCGACCGCGGTGTCGCTTCCGAACGCCCTCCGGTACGTCCTCCAGCGGATGGAAGGCGACTCGGTCGACCGGCTCCGCCGGAGCGTCGTCGACGCGAGCGAGGCGTTCGTCGAACAGCTCGACCGGGCGCAGGAGGACCTCGGGCAGGTCGGCGCGAACCGCCTCGCGGACGGCGACACGGTGATGACCCACTGCCACTCCACGGACGCCCTGGCGTGTATCGAGGCGGCAGTCGAGCAGGGGAAGTCGATCTCGGCGGTCGTCAAGGAGACGCGGCCGCGACAGCAGGGCCACATCACGGCCGAGGCGCTCCGCGAGATGGGCGTCCCGGTCACGCTCATCGTCGACTCCGCGGCGCGGCGCTACCTCGACGAGGTCGACCACGTCGTCGTCGGGGCCGACTCCATCGCGGCGGACGGCGGCGTGATCAACAAGATCGGCACCTCGGGACTCGCGGTCAACGCCCGCGAGCGCGGCGTCCCGATCATGACCGCGGCCCAGACGATCAAGCTCCACCCGGAGACCCTGACGGGCCACACCGTCGAGATCGAGATGCGCGACGAGGCCGAGGTGATCGCCCCCGACGCCCGCGAGGAGATCGGCGAGATAGAAGTCGAGAACCCCGCGTTCGACGTGACGCCGCCGCGGTACATGGACGCGATCGTCACCGAGCACGGCCAGTTCCCCCCCGAGAGCATCGTGGCGCTGATGCGGGAGCTGTTCGGTGAGGGCGCCGCCGAGCCGTGGGCCGAACAATGA